One window of Branchiostoma lanceolatum isolate klBraLanc5 chromosome 8, klBraLanc5.hap2, whole genome shotgun sequence genomic DNA carries:
- the LOC136440657 gene encoding uncharacterized protein — MYTDARNSSFGATASLKLPIIRSNGHHCLQWFYHMYGLSMGTLNVYVSQPQYPDMLLWTRSGNQGNQWLPALSPISSNSTAFQIRFQGVRGWDIFSDIAIDDVVVTPGPCPCRPDQLQCNDSQCVPLSARCDGHADCLDWSDEENCTSDHIVWQPFNFTYDNSCSSCDGERFVRPSNYTYGGRILYVGVVLCSPTQYKILMSDNITGTFRNIGDRSGHGQDHCELVGASSDPPSSSLDPDYRTCRAIGPEPEPSGETVPSSEPTAGPEVEPEPESEPEPSSGPEPSGEPEPSGEPEPYPEPEPEPLPEPEPEPSSQPWGDLDQNVIPL; from the exons ATGTACACGGATGCTAGGAATAGTTCTTTTGGTGCGACTGCCAGTCTGAAGTTGCCGATTATACGCTCTAACGGTCATCACTGTCTGCAGTGGTTTTACCACATGTATGGATTGAGCATGGGAACACTGAACGTCTATGTCTCCCAGCCTCAGTATCCTGACATGTTATTATGGACAAGGTCTGGAAACCAAGGAAATCAGTGGCTGCCAGCTTTGTCTCCCATTTCATCAAATTCTACTGCATTTCAG ATTCGCTTTCAAGGCGTTAGAGGATGGGATATCTTCAGTGACATAGCAATAGATGACGTTGTTGTAACACCGGGACCCTGCC CGTGTCGACCTGACCAGCTCCAGTGTAACGATTCGCAGTGTGTACCTCTCTCAGCGAGGTGTGACGGTCATGCTGACTGTCTGGATTGGAGCGATGAAGAAAACTGCA CAAGCGATCACATCGTGTGGCAGCCGTTCAACTTTACTTACGACAACAGTTGTTCCAGCTGTGACGGCGAACGTTTTGTAAGGCCGAGCAACTACACCTACGGGGGTCGGATTCTCTATGTCGGTGTTGTCTTGTGCTCGCCCACTCAGTACAAGATACTTATGAGTGACAACATCACCGGGACGTTCCGGAACATTGGTGACCGTTCAGGACACGGTCAAGACCATTGTGAGCTTGTTGGAGCTTCATCAGATCCTCCGTCGTCGTCACTGGATCCAGATTATCGCACCTGTCGTGCGATAG GACCAGAACCAGAACCTTCGGGGGAAACAGTACCGTCGAGCGAACCTACAGCCGGACCCGAAGTCGAACCCGAACCCGAAAGCGAACCGGAGCCCTCGTCTGGACCAGAGCCTTCGGGCGAACCAGAGCCTTCGGGCGAACCTGAACCTTATCCCGAACCCGAACCCGAACCTTTGCCTGAACCCGAGCCAGAACCTTCGAGCCAACCATGGGGTGATCTAGATCAAAACG ttatacccctttag